CAGTCCTCCGCGTCTTCCTCCCCATCTCACGCACCAGAAGTGCCTTCCTCTCCAAAGAAACCCTTCACCCCTTCATCTCCGGCTAAAACTCTCCATTCTCCCGTTCGCTCAGGCCTTAATAACCGAGGAATCTCTAGCGCCTTTCCCTCCGTCAGACCAGCTACCTCCATGGGCCAGAAGCAACCTGCGAAGAGGTCCGTCGGTAACACAAGAGCTTTCGTCAACATCAACGGCTCGCCAGTGAGAATCCCCAAAccgcacagcagcagcagccgtaGCCAAGAAGCAGATAAAACCAAGCAGAAGTCCATCGAAGAGCTCTTCAACAGCTTCAGCAGGGCAGCGAGTCAGTCCTCCACCTCAGACCCAGAAACTAAAAGAGATTCACGGACATCACCGAACAGGACGACGAGCGCTGCCGCTGCGTCTTCCGTCTTTCGGAAACCGCAAAATAACCAcccagcctcctcttcctcgcccAGAACATCTATGCCTAGTCCTAGTGAATCCAGCCATGCTGTGGTTTCAACAGGAACCAAAGGAAGCCCTGCTAAACCAACACTGTCCACGTATTTCGGTCATTCTAACAGTGACGGTACATCAGGAGCTGCCGGTGGGGGTCCGGTATCGAGGAAGAGGCCGTGGGACGACAGCAGCAGCTCGTCCAGCATCATTGACTTCTTCCAGAAGACATTAGGCAGCGATTCAGCAGCATCGAAGGGGTCGGTGGAGACAAAATTGCCCGCAATGCAGCAAAGGTACGCAGCTGCCACCGCCTCGTCTttatcctcctcttcatcctccctcCATTCTTCAGCAGGGCTGAATAGTTTtaccccctcctcttcctcgtcttcctcctcgGCGCTGATGGTCAGCTGTCCTGCGTGCCAAGCAAAGGTGCAGGAGTCAAAGATCAATGAGCATCTTGATTCCTGCCTCTCCTGAATGAGGAGGAGCTGATTCTAGACACTGACAGGGATGTGGCAATGCAGCCcaactttaaaaatgttcagGGAGAGTTTGCTGTGTTGAGTTTTAGTGATTTGATCTGACGTTGGACCAGATCTCCCTTTTTTAAGTTTCTCAATTTTTAGATGTTGGATTTTAGGGAAATGACTCCACTTTTGATTTGAAAAGAATGGTTGGACACCGTTTTACCACCAGATTGGATTGACTACCTTACTGTAATAATGACAATTCTTCTCTCACTAGTGCCTGTCTGACAGTTTGTGCCCGAGTGTACCAGAGAACAGCAGGGTTTAACAGATAATGTAAGTCATTCCCTTTTTAGGCTTAAATTAATGATGTCTTTTTCATCGGGGCAAAACACTCAAAGATTCCAGTAAATCCTGTCTGGTGGCGAGGACAAGTCTGTGTATTGTACCAGTAACTGAAGCATTCTTGTTTTAACTTTTGTTGAATATTTTAAGGATGacattagagctgcaacgattaatcgattagttgtcaacttttaaattaatcgccaacttttttgataatcgattagtcggtttgagtaattcttttaagacaaaagtaaacattctttgattccagcttcttaaatgtgaatatgttctagtgtcttctctcctctgtgaccgtaaactgaacatctttgagttgtggacaaaacaagacattttgaggacgtcatttggggcttttgggaaacactgatccacatttttcaccattttctgacattttatagaccaaacaactaatcgattaatcgagaaaataatcaacagattaatcgactctgaaaataatcgttagttgcagccctagatgaCATTCAGTTGTATCACTGTGTGTACAACGTGCATGTCTGGGGTCTCTGGGATCTGGTCTCCTTCACGTTAGACTTGCCTATATTTGAGGAGTTTGATCGAAATAATGTGAAAGCAGATCAGTTCTGGTTTGAATCCAAGAAGATAATGTGTTATGTGTAGAAAGGTTACTTTAGCCTCCTCTAGGGGCCGATGCGTTGGCCGGTTCCTGTAGTTCCTGATGGATCCTCCACCTCAAATCTGCATCCGTTGCCctccagacagcagcaggaGACACCGACTGACCTCCGCTGATCTGTGGGGATCAGATTTCAAGCTCGCCAGCGAATTTATTTTAGCAAGTCTTCACATTTGCACTGCAGTTTCGGGAAGTGCACGGGTATCTGATTGGGTCTAGTCATTCAATACTGATGTACTTCATCAATCAGATCTACAGTAGAGGAACTGAGGATGGTTTACACGCTTTCGTTGACATTACTGTATTTTTAGCTAAATGTTTTGAGTTCAAAATGCTAATTTTGCTGCTACAACATGAGAATCTTATATCTGTATGTTCCACcttttatatattgtatgtttttttttaaggaaattgttaaatatgtttatattgtgttgccaaataaaacatttgtacTGTTCTATTTACGTGAGTGTTTTTGTTTGGAGCATAATTCACACCCGTATCTTACCATTAATCATCTTATGATAAAAAACTCAAactattaaaatgaaaaatgaccaCAAGTCAACTTTACTTAATGAGTCTGTGCATCTTCAGTTTTAAATACAGTGTCAGGGTTGCCTCCAGCAGTCTCATTATGTAGAAACTGGCAgagtgcattaaaaaaaaacaagtccaCAGAGCACCCGAAACTGTAGTACTATAGTGAAAGGAGTTGATGAGATAGggagaggcagacagaaagTAGGTGTAACTGAGCTGGTGGGTGagcagaaagaggagggggagggcaGAGGTCAGGTAGGGAGGGGGAAGCCAGCTGCTGATCAGGACTACGCCCTTCTGTCGCTGCAGGACAAACTGCAGGGACGCCAGCGGCAGGGACAAAGCACGTCAGCATACACCCATCCCATTTCAGTTACCACAGTCTGCTGCTGCACAGATCTCTGATTATCATCTGGCTGCACGTGCATCACTTTTTATAGTGAAGAATACATCTGGGTAAGAACGCGTGGGTTTTCTCTGATGTTTGAGGTACCAAAATGCGATGTttaaagaagaaggaaaaggtGTTGTTATGTTATTTCCATCCTAGAGTGCTTGAATGAATAATGAGTCATATTTCTGACTTACGCACTTTTTTATAAGTAGCACTTGAAAGCAGAACGAGTCACATTTGAGTTAATGTTCACCTGATGAAGGCCTACAGACTGAAAGGTTGTTACCAAGGTGAGCACACGTGACCCAACAGTGGGCAGGATGTTCTGCTTCTCTCAGTCAAGAGTTTTTGTTCCCACATACAGTATCGAGAAAAACAAGTATGCTGAGtagaacaaaaatgttttaaaaaataaataaactctattacaagtaaaatcctacttaagtacaaaattATTAGCagcaaaatgtataaaaagtaAGAGCGCTGCTGAAAAGTGGCCCCTGTGACTGACATATATTAGTGAAGTATAGTGAAGTATAGTATATGCTAATGCACAATGCTAAACCTCAGTATTTTCATACAGTGGAGTGAATCACACTGCACTCGGAAGTTGCAGTTTACGAGGGGgagcacttgaaggcagcacaAACTCATTGTTTCCTGTCTTCAACGGAAGGAAGGGGCTGTTTTACCCATGTAGTGGCTCCAGAGCAGGCGAATGTAAGGTACATTTTGGTCACTACTGGACCTATTGGACCTGAATGCaccattgatgtgtttttagtttatttgtatTGTAGACATGGCTTGCACATATTGCTTTTGTGATTTTATACTATAAAACATAGCAGTATAAACCATTGTCACTACAATTACCATACCTCATGCTAATCCCGCCCCCTCCAGAGGCCCCTCCGCAGGGGAAAACTGATGTCAGTGACAGCAGCTGTTCTCACCGGACACTCCTCTTCCCTGACATGCTATACGCTGACGCACTATAGGAAGCTGACCTcctccaaacacacaccaacacacaccctTACTCCTTCCCCTCAGACCTATTGTGTCTCTGACAATGATGCATCCCAGACAAGCTCCAAGTTCAATACAGTGTTGTTCTGTCGGCTAGATGGGACTGAGGCACACTTTGGGGTGATTATTTCTGGTAGAGGTGCCAGTTTTTTCTCTGCATAGATCATTTATCAGCATATTATGTTGCTATGgtgttatgttttttgttttgtttagtctGCTTATGATGTAAAATATGTCAATTCACCAAACCACCAGTGTAGCGGGAGAATATATAAATTATAGCTTAAAAGTGACAGTTCATGTTCACTTTAATCCCACATTGTCttttaaacatgtatttatccagtgtgtgtgtccctcaGTTGGAGAGAAAAATGGTTAATATACAACACAAAGCACGGCAACAGATTACAGTCGATACAAATCTGTGGATACCTGATTTTTCTCTTGATGTGAATCATTTTTAGATGATAGATAATTCATCTTAAGGCTGAGTGATGGCATTGTCATAATCTTGCCATGTTTAGTGGATGCCTGTGATTTCATCCATGATTTAGAGTGTGGTGATAACCCTCAAATGACTTATTTATTATGGAAAATGTTGAAGCTAATTGTCTATGCATGGTGGAGAATATTAGGCAGAGCATAATGACAGTATTTGCACcatagggctgcaactgatGATAACTTTAATCTTTAAATCTGTTTACTTTATTAtgcttcatattttcttttcaattaattgattaatgagtttattaaatgtcagaaaatagttgAAAAGAAATGCCAGTCACAGTTCCacagagcccaaggtgacgtcTTTGTATTGTTCATTTTGTCTGAACAACAGCCTAAAACCCAAAGATTTCaactcctcacatttgagaagctgaagtTGGCAAATAGGGCATTTTGGTTGAAAGATTACTTGAAATAACTGTCAAAATTGTCATTAAATCAACTGTTCATGCATGCATTGCATTGCATCTTTCATAAACAGAAATTCAGAATTTCtcatacaaaaacatttttaaaaaatgtaatgggGGAGGTgatagaataaaataaaatgaaggcAGACAAACTAAAAGACAAGCAATCAGAGAATGTATTATTGGAGAAGTCTGGTGTCCTTTTGTGCTTGTGTGAGTACTTTCTGTATTTTCTTGGGCCCTTTAGTAAGATACATTGCTTTCCAGCAGAGACATTAGCGGATATATAGATCATTATTAGTCAGCCTAAGTGATGCAAACTCATTGTGCTTTTAGCAAGGCAGATTAACCCGAGCCTGCTACGGTTACACGCATCCCCGGGGGGTGCCATCATACACCTAATCCTTTGAGCTCAGGAGGCAGCGATGGTGAcgttgatggtggtggtggtgatgaaagCTTATAGAGGAGTCCTTCTGCTCATAAAACCATCACATGAAACAGATTGTCCTTGATCAGTCTTTTTAAACTGTGCAGCTGTGGACTGTCGACTGATGGCTAATTGTTTCGAGTGCAGGATTAGGCCGCACAGCGGGGATGTGATGCTTTTCAAGGGCGAATATATAACATAATGATACTGTGTTGACTAGCATGGAATTAAAACCCGttaaaaaagtcacattatCAGTTGATTATCCATCCCAGAACACACCTATTCAGCAGaaaatgtagttttattttgtacgTCAACACTGAGCATTCGGTTAATTCttatttaaatacaatttaaaaccaCTAGGGAGCCTCAAAACTGACAAAATAGAGTCATATGCATAGAGGTGTAACTAAAAGTGTGTTTACTGTAACATCAGTGGAGCAAAcaagctaactaactaactaaccagcTAGCTAACGGAAAACACTAATAGCTAACCCAATTATTTAACTAGATAACTATCCATCAAGCTAATTGTACTCATAAAACTACTCTAGCTAGTGCATGCAATGTTAATCATTCATATACTGCTGTAGCATTATAGTGGCTAAACATTTTAGCcagttagctaacgctaacaAAGTTGTTAGTGGTTCAAAGACACCATGCCTCTCTCTTCATATTATTCactttatatatttctataaataatttacatttctaACTTGTGCCATGACCTTTTACTTCATTTGGTCAGTTGTGTCTTTCAGACACAACATGCAGACTATACTTTTTTTTGCCAGAGACATGAGATCAATATTGAACTTCTCAACTCACTCCCAAGAAGGAAAGGAACtttcaatcattttaaatatGTGACAGCTTTAGAAACCCATTTTTGACCAATAATTTGATTCATGGAAGCAAAGTACAGTAACATCAAATCATTATTTCTTTGAGCCATGTCTTTTCTGAAGCTCAAGACCTGTCTTGACCATCTGTAGGAAATGAGTCAGGTTAAATTCATTTCAGTGGAGTGGAAGGCTTCAGGCGTCATCAATCtgcctgactgtgtgtgtgtgtgtgtgtgtgtgtgtgtgtgtgtgtgtgtgtgtgtgtgtgtgtgtgtgtgtgtgtgtgtgtgtgtgtgtgtggtacaacACATGCCCCTCTTTTGCAGAGGAGCATGTGTGATGCTTTTGTATGTTGATTTCAAGGTTattgtttgggggggggggggggtaatgaAGCCCACCATCTGTCCTTTATACTCAAAACTATTgtcctgcacacacactcctgtCATGACCTCAAACCTTCTCTCTGCACTCTGATGGGGGGCGGAATCTatcaattagttttattgtaGGGACTCAAATGAACACAATATTCCATTAAACCAATAGGCAGACATTTAGTTTAATGCATAAAaagtattacattacattacatgtcatttagctgacgcttttattgTCAGAGAAAGAACAGATCATAATACAGGCTATCTAACAACAAAGAGTAATGCCTTCAAAAGAACATACATTATTTGGCTTAGTCAATAAACTTGAATAATTTATGATTAGACAGTATTTATTGATGACATTTGTAAATTTGCGTTTATAAACACACTAGTTTAATATTTGAAGTATAAGgaagtcatttttatttttatttaaatgtttcaaGATGAATCTCAGAAGAAAGTGTGTATCAGTTGATCAGTATTGTAGATGTCATTCTAAAATGCAATTTATTTGTCTCATTTCTCATTATAAACATTTTTTCCGTGATCTTAGTCTCATCTCTTGTCTCATGTTTAAAATGAATTATATCTCTTTTTCATCTGTTCTGTTCTGGTGTTCAAATCATGTTGTATAATGTTGAATAAAACGTATACGTATAATATGAAATTTAACATACTGACTCAGTTGTCCTGCCTGTTAAGCAGGGAGACGCCCAGCAGCCACTGTGTTAAAATGACAGGAAGCGGATTTTACCACTCAGCCACAATCCAGTATCGTCAAGTTTTTAACAATCTCAAAACAAAACCGGAAGTTTAACTctaaaataaaagctgaatatTTTTGTAGGCTAGCCTTTATGGGTTTCAAAGGCTCGTCACCACTGGAGCCCCAATGATGGGCATTAGTACCGcaagtactgtactttattCACAAAAATATCTGGTTGAAACTGAATAGTTGTGTTAGGATTTTATTTGGCACCCACAAAATGTCAACACCATACCGGGacccccacaaaaaaaaactaaatccagTTTTCATAAATGTTCCAAATCATTACATTTTGTTCTTTTGCTACTCTTCAGTTGTAATTTTAATTGAGCAATTGTTTGGAAAAAGcttgatttatatttttgactgtttagtaaaaaataaaatcccctacaccaggggtcttcaacgtctTTTAGGCCAGGGACCCCTAAACTGAACGAGAGACCAAGTAGGGACCCCCTACCACATATAGCGTatacaattgagttgcatattaaattgtGCAGAATGGATAAAAAGAAATAGATATTATATATgcatcatgtttttatgttaaacatAGCCTACATCTGGAAAGCACAGTGACTCCTTGAGcttaactgtatggctaccaGAGACTAGCTTATagtaagcttatcttcaatgtttaaatacatttttatcttTGCTATTAAAATTTTGCATTtgtattaatgtatattttcagacttattttaatttttgaaattcaaacattcaaatttttttttacataatttggtggcccccctgaACTAACTCTGGGGAACACCATGGgatcccggaccccctgttgaagatctctgccctACACTGTTCATCAgtgatgcttttattttgatcatCGTACCGGAAACTCTATATCTTAAATCCGGGTTACTTGACGTGGCGTCGCTGCTGGCCGGCCGACCTGGGCAGAAATAGAAAGCCACGGCTGTTGCTTGGTTAGTTTGGTGCGGGAGACGGCTGCTTCTTCTCTGCATTTACAGGATTTAAGCCCTTAACAGTTAACTTTAGCGTAAATACTTCGCTGAGTAACTCACAAGACAATGAATGGTAAGTCAACGAACGGTTCGTTGGGGGGAATGGCCTGTATCGAGGGTCTGCCCCCCCTGCCGAAGAGTCTGAGCGGCTTGCTGAACTCGAGCGGCGGCTCCTGGAGAGACATGGAGAGGATGTACGTAAAGAAAACCATGATCCAGGACGATCTGAGCCGAGGCAGGAACAACGCCGACAACCTGCTGGCCAACAAGCCGGCCAACCTCGACGCTGCTCTGGCTCTCCTGCGGAAAGAAATGGTAACATTTCAGCGAGtattcatttgatttgatttgacgAAGGGAAAGTGCTCTGTTTTTCACCCCTGGTTTGTCGAACGCCGCCTTATCCTTCTGCGATGCACATTCGTATTCAGCCAAATTCCCCAAAGAAACTAGTAGTTTGATTTAGTCTGGCTATTGTACAAACTTACACGCCTCTTAGCACACCATTTCAGGCATTTCACAAATGATTAGAGTCTCCTGGTAAATTCGGCATACATACCATTTACCATACACTACATTACATAAATACAATAAGCTTCCAGGTATCATGGATCTCGCTTTTTGCAGCCGCCCACCTAGATCTTAGAGATAGACTCTGAACTGAACAAGCCCAAAATGACTAGCTTTTTGTGCATTGTTAGGACATTGTTTGCCGAGGTTATGAAAAAAAGCACTGGTTCCTAAAGTGTTTCTTTTTATATGCTTATCTACTCCGTATACAAAGTCGTTTAGCATAATAAGATAAaacgccatttttttttttttttttttttttttttataaataaatggagTCTGGCATTAAGAATACCAGATACAAGAGAAACCAAGATCAGGACAAGCTTTGCAGTGGATGAGACAAATTTAAGCCATTAGTCTTTTATACTAAGCTCAATTTAATACCTTTTTTAGCTTCAatgtaaaagttttttttttcttgagctAGCATCACATCCTGTAGTGAGTTAGTGATTACATTTATTCAGGTGTAAACAGAGTGAGACACTTATTACACTCTTTTACACTCCCTTGCCAGCAGCAGGGATTTTCATAACAGATTTCCTTATCAAGGTAGACTCCATGGCTGTTGGTCAATACATAACAATAGCCTTTTCCTAATAGCCAGCAGGCTATTTTAGATGGAAAAAGGTCAAACTGCTGGTGAAACTCTATCCCTTTGCCATTTCGATTTTTGTTAAAGGCTTACTAAATACTATTTCTGCTTGACCTGCTCCTTAATAACTCTGCAGCACGTTCCTACTCGAGGCTTACTGCTctgttgttgttaatgtattacTTTGAGTTTCAGTTTGTCTGATAAGTAGTTCATGTTCTATATGTTAGAATCTGTAAGCCGCACCCCAGTTTATGGAGCTTCGGTGCTCCGTTTCAGCGGTTTGACCTGAGTCTGGCTTACATGTCTGCCCATGGAAGACAATGCAGTGACCCTGCACTGTCAGCTGAGTGGTATGCGATAGAAATGCTCTTTTCAACCCTGCCAGTAGAGTTAGTTTTTCAGCCTTAAAGTCCCAATGTCAGATAGGGGTGCAGCTAAGGATTATTTTcatctcctcttttttttattatttttttttattattatttttttttttaaatgacataaaatagTTTTAAAGAAATTATCCTCAGGCCTCACTTGTTTTTGTCTGAGCAACAGTCAAAAAATCCAAACATAATCAATTTACAAATTTATATAACAATACTGCCAATTCTCACATTTTAGATGCTGCCACCAGTCAATGTTTTTcggcattttttttgtaaaataacttTTTAATTAATCGATAATCAACATTTTGTTGATAATTTGTCCTCTGATCAAATAGTCAAtgaattgactaattgttttaGCTCTGGTATCAGTTTGTCAACGTAATTCGCCCGATTGCGGTCCGtagagctgaaatgataagttgatttatttctttattgacagaaaatgaatcgtCAGTCGTTTTTGATAATCGGATAATTAAAAGGCCAAAACTTGTTAGTTGCAGTTTCTTAAGTCTGAGGATTTGCTGCATTGGTACTAAACAAAATGTAgttttgtgttttggactggTGGTCagacaaaataatgaaaatagtcATTAGGCctagttgcagctctagttgTCTTGAGGCTGTATATCTAGAGTCTGGAGAACATATAGTGTAGTAGTACCAATCACAGATGATCTCAAAAAGGTCTTGTatgacttttacttttttttgagattgtcGCGGCCCAAAATGTCTGATTTTTGCGGGAGCTTTTTGCTTTTTGTACATACTGACGCGGAGTCTGGgacacgtgggactgctgggattggttgaagtcgcgggaaactccggttattggtcaaatttgcggaaTAGTTGCTGTGATTGGTCGAAATTTGCGAGATGCGCCAAAGTCACGGTGATAGGTTGAATCCGCGTGAATTGTTGCcatcgcgaaatcctggagggactgaaatatacgtacatacagtaaacatagaCACCTTCACCCCAATcaccaatatatatataatataatatataatgcaGGTCTTAATACCACTATCTCCAGGTGGGTTTGCGTCAGCAGGACATGTCCCTGCTGTGCCAGCTGTGGTCGCTCCACGAGTCGATCCAGGAGTACAAGGGCAGCTGCCAGGACCTGAGCGCCGCCTCCAGCCTCAGCATGAT
This genomic window from Perca flavescens isolate YP-PL-M2 chromosome 18, PFLA_1.0, whole genome shotgun sequence contains:
- the sprtn gene encoding DNA-dependent metalloprotease SPRTN produces the protein MDEDFLLAIRLQEQFDNEYETSAYSSNSFEDNGFGQSSKKRKVEVAGGGSDVAPYWKPTVRPDRPLSIVDASWETLDPSPDVRAMFLEFNDTFFWGKLSGVEVKWSPRMTLCAGVCSYEGRGGLCSIRLSEPLLKLRPRKDLVETLLHEMIHALLFVTQNNRDRDGHGPEFCKHMNRINSASGTKISVYHSFHDEVDVYRQHWWKCNGPCQNRKPYFGFVKRAMNRAPSAQDPWWEDHKRTCGGTYTKVKEPEGYGKKGKKDGKKDGRTSEKKASEKKDSGNGKPSSTTTGSGSQDIRNMIPFSGKGFLLGGTSQSSASSSPSHAPEVPSSPKKPFTPSSPAKTLHSPVRSGLNNRGISSAFPSVRPATSMGQKQPAKRSVGNTRAFVNINGSPVRIPKPHSSSSRSQEADKTKQKSIEELFNSFSRAASQSSTSDPETKRDSRTSPNRTTSAAAASSVFRKPQNNHPASSSSPRTSMPSPSESSHAVVSTGTKGSPAKPTLSTYFGHSNSDGTSGAAGGGPVSRKRPWDDSSSSSSIIDFFQKTLGSDSAASKGSVETKLPAMQQRYAAATASSLSSSSSSLHSSAGLNSFTPSSSSSSSSALMVSCPACQAKVQESKINEHLDSCLS
- the fam89a gene encoding protein FAM89A, which gives rise to MNGKSTNGSLGGMACIEGLPPLPKSLSGLLNSSGGSWRDMERMYVKKTMIQDDLSRGRNNADNLLANKPANLDAALALLRKEMVGLRQQDMSLLCQLWSLHESIQEYKGSCQDLSAASSLSMMENGYFDEDDEYYPEPGATPTGEQPDGELGDGMATMAADKNGSIIGKDDSWDSFHITI